In one Lolium rigidum isolate FL_2022 chromosome 3, APGP_CSIRO_Lrig_0.1, whole genome shotgun sequence genomic region, the following are encoded:
- the LOC124703237 gene encoding neo-calmodulin-like, protein MDELSKEQIEEFRAAFSLFDKDGDGTITTKELGTVMRSLGQRPSEEELRKMIAEVDADGNGAVDFPEFLNLLERKMRDAGAEDELREAFQVFDQDQNGFISLDEFRRVMVDLGERLTDDELSEMLREADIDGDGQINYAEFAKVMMSKLEMAESKPSVPPLFKNGFRVCRYLLAFRIMEIGRSVKRRRRKSQQNSRDMVGEEKTGGDDDKPPDQDKDKDADKPSHSRCIPSCTIL, encoded by the exons ATGGATGAACTGTCCAAGGAGCAGATCGAAGAGTTCCGGGCGGCCTTCAGCCTCTTCGACAAGGATGGCGACG GGACGATTACGACCAAGGAGCTCGGCACGGTCATGCGTTCGCTGGGGCAGCGCCCATCGGAGGAGGAGCTACGGAAGATGATCGCCGAGGTGGACGCCGACGGCAACGGCGCCGTCGACTTCCCGGAGTTCCTGAACCTCCTCGAACGCAAGATGCGCGACGCCGGCGCCGAGGACGAGCTCAGGGAGGCCTTCCAGGTCTTCGACCAGGACCAGAACGGATTCATCTCGCTCGACGAGTTCCGGCGCGTCATGGTCGACCTCGGCGAACGCCTCACCGACGACGAGCTCTCCGAGATGCTCCGCGAGGCCGACATCGACGGAGACGGACAGATCAACTACGCCGAGTTCGCCAAGGTCATGATGTCCAA GCTCGAAATGGCGGAATCGAAACCTTCGGTGCCGCCGCTCTTCAAGAATGGATTCCGCGTGTGTCGTTACCTTCTCGCTTTCCGGATCATGGAGATCGGCCGGAGCGTTAAACGACG ACGGCGCAAGTCACAGCAAAACAGTCGTGACATGGTGGGAGAAGAGAAGACCGGCGGTGATGACGATAAACCGCCGGACCAGGACAAGGACAAGGATGCCGACAAACCGAGTCACAGCCGCTGCATCCCCTCGTGTACCATCCTCTGA
- the LOC124703232 gene encoding LOW QUALITY PROTEIN: protein HEAT STRESS TOLERANT DWD 1-like (The sequence of the model RefSeq protein was modified relative to this genomic sequence to represent the inferred CDS: inserted 1 base in 1 codon): protein MGRTVKKKSKSKKTKASKKTEASSSASPAAASGPAKVWQPGVDELEEGEELQFDPEAYNYLRGFSTGWPCLSFDVVRDQLGLVRSEFPHTLYGVAGTQAEKAAWNYVAVFKLSNIQGKKREPIPSSKLDADSDMDSDNSSDDDEEEEEINEDIKPILQLKKVAHAGXVNRIRSMTQQPHICATWGDTGHVQVWDFKPFLNSLADSGPVAHKEEDIIHNHVPLKVFSGHKDEGYAIDWSPHVIGRLVSGDCNKSIHLWEPSSNTWEVDTQPFVGHSASVEDLQWSPTEANIFASCSVDGKICIWDIRTGKQPAISVKAHNADVNVISWNRLASCMIASGCDDGSFTIRDLRLIKADSLVAHFEYHKHPITSVEWSPHEASTLAVSCADHQLTVWDLSLEKDAEEEAEFRAKMKEQANAPEDLPPQLLFVHQGQKDLKELHWHPQIPGMILSTAADGFNVLMPSNIDTTIAGAETPTVALPG, encoded by the exons ATGGGTCGCACAGTCAAGAAGAAGTCCAAGTCCAAGAAGACCAAG GCGTCCAAGAAAACTGAGGCTTCATCTTCTGCTAGCCCTGCGGCGGCTTCTGGTCCAGCAAAG GTATGGCAACCAGGCGTAGATGAACTAGAGGAGGGGGAGGAGCTCCAGTTTGATCCCGAGGCTTACAACTATCTCCGAGGTTTTAGTACTGGCTGGCCATGCTTGAG CTTTGATGTTGTGCGCGACCAACTTGGGCTTGTCCGATCAGAGTTCCCACACACATTATATGGCGTTGCCGGAACTCAG GCTGAAAAGGCTGCATGGAATTATGTTGCCGTTTTCAAGCTTTCCAACATCCAGGGGAAGAAGCGGGAACCCATACCATCTTCAAAACTTGATGCTGACAGTGATATGGATAGTGACAAcagcagtgatgatgatgaagaagaagaggaaatcAATGAAGATATAAAGCCCATCCTACAG CTTAAAAAGGTGGCCCATGCAG GTGTAAACCGAATACGCTCAATGACTCAACAACCACACATATGTGCTACATGGGGAGACACAGGTCATGTTCAG GTGTGGGACTTCAAACCCTTCCTTAATTCACTAGCAGATTCAGGACCTGTTGCACACAAAGAAGAGGACATAATCCATAATCATGTACCTTTGAAAGTATTTAGTGGCCATAAAGATGAAGGCTACGCGATTGATTGGAGTCCACATGTTATTGGGAGACTTGTTTCTG GTGATTGTAACAAGTCCATTCACCTCTGGGAGCCATCTTCGAACACTTGGGAAGTAGATACACAACCTTTTGTTGGACACTCAGCCAGCGTTGAGGATCTGCAG TGGAGTCCCACAGAAGCCAACATTTTTGCCTCTTGTTCAGTAGATGGAAAAATATGTATTTGGGATATCAGGACAGGGAAGCAGCCTGCTATTTCTGTGAAGGCCCACAATGCTGATGTGAACGTTATCTCCTGGAATCG GCTTGCTAGCTGTATGATAGCTTCAGGATGTGATGATGGCAGTTTCACAATTCGTGATCTTAGATTAATCAAG GCTGACTCATTGGTAGCACATTTTGAGTACCACAAGCACCCGATTACATCTGTGGAATGGAGTCcacatgaagcatcaacattggcTGTATCATGTGCTGATCATCAACTCAC AGTTTGGGATCTTTCATTGGAAAAAGATGCAGAAGAGGAAGCTGAATTCAGAGCTAAGATGAAGGAGCAGGCAAATGCTCCTGAAGATTTGCCTCCACAACTTCTCTTTGTTCATCAG GGCCAGAAAGATTTGAAAGAATTGCACTGGCACCCACAGATACCTGGGATGATCCTGTCGACAGCAGCTGATGGCTTCAACGTGCTGATGCCTAGCAACATAGATACAACCATAGCTGGGGCCGAGACACCTACTGTAGCGCTGCCTGGCTAA